In Actinoplanes derwentensis, the following proteins share a genomic window:
- a CDS encoding Gfo/Idh/MocA family protein encodes MTLPPRRRYALVGAGSRAGMFLRAITGDHADVAELVAMADTNPARPAVHNERLARLGVPPVPVYDAADFTEMLKRERVDVVLVATVDRYHDHYIEAAVDAGCDAITEKPMTVDAAGCRRILDAQRRTGRDVLVTFNYRYNPLHEAVKRIIASGEIGEVGSVHFEWLLDVRHGADYFRRWHREKQNSGGLLVHKAGHHFDLVNWWLDDSPDQVFSAGRLFFYGEQGKRHGYARDYDRAHEAAEAQGDPFALRMADEPAMRELYLQAEQHDGYHRDRNVFAPGVTIEDDMAVLVRYTGGASMSYHLTAYAPWEGYRVMFNGSKGRLELEVVESDHVAPGAASGVKGEPGAESTAEQGFKRLLVRPFWAPPREIEVDGLARHGHGGADVRMLADLLRPDTPEDPLGRTANAVDGARALLTGLAANESLAQGQAVRVHDLLDLKDFR; translated from the coding sequence ATGACCCTTCCCCCTCGCCGCCGGTACGCCCTCGTGGGCGCCGGCTCCCGGGCCGGGATGTTCCTGCGGGCGATCACCGGCGACCACGCGGACGTGGCCGAACTGGTCGCCATGGCGGACACCAACCCGGCCCGCCCGGCCGTCCACAACGAACGCCTCGCCCGCCTCGGCGTGCCACCGGTCCCGGTCTACGACGCGGCCGACTTCACCGAGATGCTCAAACGCGAGCGTGTCGACGTGGTGCTGGTCGCGACCGTGGACCGCTACCACGACCACTACATCGAAGCGGCAGTCGACGCCGGTTGCGACGCGATCACCGAGAAGCCGATGACCGTCGACGCGGCCGGCTGCCGCCGCATCCTGGACGCCCAGCGGCGCACCGGGCGCGACGTCCTGGTCACCTTCAACTACCGCTACAACCCGCTGCACGAGGCGGTGAAGCGGATCATCGCGTCCGGCGAGATCGGTGAGGTCGGCTCGGTCCACTTCGAATGGCTGCTCGACGTGCGGCACGGCGCCGACTACTTCCGCCGCTGGCACCGCGAGAAACAGAACTCCGGCGGCCTGCTCGTGCACAAGGCCGGACACCACTTCGACCTGGTCAACTGGTGGCTCGACGACAGCCCCGACCAGGTCTTCTCGGCCGGGCGGCTGTTCTTCTACGGCGAACAGGGCAAACGCCACGGCTACGCCCGTGACTACGACCGGGCCCACGAGGCCGCCGAGGCGCAGGGCGATCCGTTCGCACTGCGGATGGCCGACGAACCCGCGATGAGAGAGCTCTACCTTCAAGCCGAGCAGCACGACGGCTACCACCGTGACCGCAACGTCTTCGCCCCCGGCGTGACCATCGAGGACGACATGGCGGTGCTGGTCCGCTACACCGGCGGCGCGTCGATGAGCTACCACCTCACCGCCTACGCGCCGTGGGAGGGCTACCGGGTGATGTTCAACGGCAGCAAGGGGCGCCTGGAACTGGAGGTCGTCGAGAGCGACCACGTGGCCCCCGGCGCCGCGTCCGGTGTCAAAGGCGAACCGGGCGCCGAGTCCACCGCCGAACAGGGCTTCAAACGCCTGCTGGTCCGGCCGTTCTGGGCACCGCCCCGCGAGATCGAAGTGGACGGGCTCGCCCGGCACGGCCACGGCGGCGCCGACGTCCGGATGCTCGCCGACCTCCTCCGACCCGACACCCCCGAGGACCCGCTCGGGCGGACCGCGAACGCCGTGGACGGCGCCCGTGCCCTGCTCACCGGCCTGGCAGCCAACGAGTCCCTGGCACAGGGCCAAGCCGTCCGCGTGCACGACCTTCTAGATCTCAAGGACTTCAGGTGA
- the uxaC gene encoding glucuronate isomerase codes for MTDENHLFPAEPIQRQIARELYTHAKDLPLISPHGHVDPALLADDVPFPDPARLFVVPDHYVTRMLASQGIPPARLGVPSVDGTDVETDGRAIWRLLAENWKLFRGTPSRLWTEKVLADVFGISTILSAGTADEVYDELSSRLAEPDYRPRALFTRFNIEVLATTESPLDDLHAHAKLAADGWGGPGGRVITTFRPDNLVDPEWPGWAGRVADLGVLTGLDVGTYSGFLSALRSRRQAFIEAGATSSDHGHLTARTLVLSDADAAVLYRKALGGGADAAEAEAFRAHMLTEFARMSLDDGLVMQLHPGSVRNHNTALYERHGRDTGGDIPSATDYVHALRPLLDAHGTDPRLRIVLYTLDETAFSRELAPLAGGYPSLYLGAPWWFLDSPNALRRFRESVTESAGFYNTSGFVDDTRAFCSIPARHDVARRIDAGYLAKLVSEGTLPLDEAAETIADLAYHLPKRVFRLDGAA; via the coding sequence GTGACCGACGAGAACCATCTGTTCCCCGCCGAGCCGATTCAGCGGCAGATCGCGCGTGAGCTCTACACCCACGCGAAGGACCTGCCCCTGATCAGCCCACACGGGCACGTCGACCCGGCACTGCTCGCCGACGACGTGCCCTTTCCCGACCCGGCCCGGCTGTTCGTGGTCCCCGACCACTACGTGACCCGGATGCTGGCCAGCCAGGGCATCCCACCGGCCCGCCTCGGGGTGCCCAGCGTGGACGGCACGGACGTGGAGACCGACGGCCGGGCGATCTGGCGGCTGCTCGCCGAGAACTGGAAGCTGTTCCGGGGCACCCCGTCACGGCTCTGGACCGAGAAGGTGCTCGCCGACGTCTTCGGCATTTCCACAATCCTTTCCGCCGGTACGGCCGACGAGGTCTACGACGAGCTGTCGTCCCGGCTCGCCGAACCGGACTACCGGCCGCGTGCCCTGTTCACCAGGTTCAACATCGAAGTCCTGGCCACCACCGAGAGCCCACTGGACGACCTGCACGCACACGCCAAACTGGCCGCCGACGGTTGGGGCGGCCCGGGCGGCCGGGTGATCACCACGTTCCGGCCGGACAACCTGGTCGACCCGGAGTGGCCGGGCTGGGCCGGGCGGGTCGCCGACCTGGGCGTGCTCACCGGACTCGACGTCGGCACGTACTCCGGTTTCCTGTCCGCGCTGCGCAGCCGCCGCCAGGCCTTCATCGAAGCCGGGGCGACCAGCTCCGACCACGGCCACCTCACCGCCCGGACGCTGGTCCTGTCGGACGCCGACGCGGCGGTGCTCTACCGCAAAGCGCTCGGCGGTGGCGCTGACGCGGCCGAGGCCGAGGCGTTCCGGGCACACATGCTGACCGAGTTCGCCCGGATGTCGCTCGACGACGGCCTGGTCATGCAACTGCACCCGGGTTCGGTGCGCAACCACAACACCGCGCTGTACGAGCGGCACGGGCGCGACACCGGCGGCGACATCCCGTCGGCCACCGACTACGTGCACGCGCTGCGCCCACTGCTCGACGCGCACGGCACCGACCCCCGGCTGCGGATCGTGCTGTACACCCTGGACGAGACCGCGTTCAGCCGGGAACTCGCCCCGCTCGCCGGCGGCTACCCGTCGCTGTACCTGGGCGCGCCGTGGTGGTTCCTGGACAGCCCGAACGCGCTGCGCCGGTTCCGGGAGTCGGTCACCGAATCGGCCGGCTTCTACAACACGTCCGGGTTCGTCGACGACACCCGCGCGTTCTGCTCCATCCCGGCCCGGCACGACGTGGCCCGCCGCATCGACGCCGGCTATCTCGCCAAACTCGTCTCCGAGGGCACGCTGCCGCTCGACGAGGCCGCCGAGACCATCGCCGACCTGGCCTACCACCTGCCGAAACGAGTCTTCCGGCTGGACGGTGCGGCATGA
- a CDS encoding mannitol dehydrogenase family protein: protein MSLNRAALDSLKPENRPAVTPGSVRPGVVHLGLGAFHRAHQAVYTEAAVAASGGNWGIIGVAPRSREILDKLRTQDGLYSVLTVDGTGDRAKAVGIHGGFGHAAGDPHGVVAAIADPGIRIVSMTVTEKAYRLDPAGRLLLDEQLRAQLTGQAPPTTVPALLVRGILRRHAAGAGPLTVLCCDNLQGNGARIRGLVEQGLEVAGATLPAGVAFPATMVDRIVPATSADHIRRTAVALGAHDAVPVVAEPFTQWVIEDDFPGGRPGWDGVGAIMTGDVTSWEKLKLRALNGVHSACAYLGALAGRELIADSLQIPGLTALLRRFIAEDIAPTVQPPEGVTVIGYGDTSLDRFANRELGHRNIQVAMDGSQKLPYRLLGTIADRRRDGAFPGWAVFVLAAWMRFARGYADSGASLPLDDPLAGRIREVLAAAPDTPAGVVGALLALDQIFPPALAGDDELRRALIRWYGELERHGVETTVRSLA from the coding sequence ATGAGCCTGAACCGGGCGGCGCTGGACTCCCTCAAACCGGAGAACCGGCCCGCCGTCACGCCCGGCTCGGTCCGGCCCGGCGTCGTCCACCTCGGGCTCGGCGCCTTCCACCGGGCCCACCAGGCCGTCTACACCGAAGCCGCGGTCGCCGCTTCCGGCGGGAACTGGGGCATCATCGGGGTGGCGCCCCGCTCCCGGGAGATCCTCGACAAGCTGCGGACCCAGGACGGGCTCTACAGCGTCCTGACCGTGGACGGCACCGGCGACCGGGCGAAAGCGGTCGGCATCCACGGCGGGTTCGGGCACGCGGCCGGTGATCCGCACGGCGTGGTCGCGGCGATCGCCGACCCCGGCATCCGGATCGTGTCGATGACGGTGACCGAGAAGGCGTACCGGCTCGACCCGGCGGGACGGCTGCTGCTCGACGAGCAGTTGCGGGCCCAGCTCACCGGACAGGCGCCGCCGACCACCGTACCGGCGCTGCTGGTTCGTGGGATCCTGCGGCGGCACGCCGCCGGTGCCGGGCCGCTGACCGTGCTCTGCTGCGACAACCTGCAAGGCAACGGCGCGCGGATCCGTGGCCTGGTCGAACAGGGGCTGGAGGTCGCCGGGGCCACGCTGCCCGCCGGGGTGGCCTTCCCGGCCACCATGGTCGACCGGATCGTGCCCGCCACCAGCGCGGATCACATTCGCCGTACGGCCGTCGCGCTCGGTGCCCACGACGCGGTCCCGGTCGTCGCCGAACCGTTCACCCAGTGGGTGATCGAGGACGACTTCCCCGGCGGCCGGCCCGGCTGGGACGGCGTCGGCGCGATCATGACCGGCGACGTCACGTCCTGGGAGAAGCTGAAGCTGCGGGCCCTCAACGGGGTCCACTCGGCCTGCGCCTACCTCGGGGCGCTCGCGGGCCGCGAGCTGATCGCCGACTCCCTGCAGATCCCGGGCCTGACCGCGCTGCTGCGCCGGTTCATCGCCGAGGACATCGCCCCCACCGTCCAGCCGCCCGAGGGCGTCACGGTGATCGGCTACGGCGACACCTCGCTGGACCGGTTCGCCAACCGCGAACTCGGGCACCGCAACATCCAGGTCGCGATGGACGGCAGCCAGAAACTGCCGTACCGATTGCTCGGGACCATCGCCGACCGGCGGCGCGACGGCGCGTTCCCCGGCTGGGCGGTGTTCGTGCTGGCCGCCTGGATGCGCTTCGCGCGGGGGTACGCCGACTCCGGCGCGAGCCTCCCCCTGGACGACCCGCTCGCCGGCCGGATCCGGGAGGTGCTCGCCGCCGCCCCGGACACCCCGGCCGGAGTGGTCGGCGCGCTGCTGGCCCTGGACCAGATCTTCCCGCCCGCACTGGCCGGCGACGACGAACTGCGCCGGGCGCTGATCCGCTGGTACGGGGAACTGGAGAGACACGGCGTCGAAACGACCGTCCGGAGCCTGGCGTGA
- a CDS encoding Gfo/Idh/MocA family protein gives MTTRVALIGAGGHGLWHRRVLQKLWDDGRINVVGLCDRQPVEPAPDAPLDGVPFFTDHGDLLATAWPDVVVVCTPPHTHLALALDVFAAGADLLLEKPPVMSLAEHERLAAAVTAGNRVLQIGFQALGSAALAELCVAAPAGDIGVSGAWWRPDSYYRRVPWAGRRSVDGRPVFDGALVNPFAHALMQALAVADSGLPFTTAKIELERYRSRDIETDDSTFLRLTAIDGRRITIAVTLASRVFIPGEIHVGDAVLEYPTDRLRLPGESDFTHVPGRAGLLENLIDHRDDPEVPLLAPLKRTAGFTAVAEAIVTAPEPVTIPDAFREPHPDGGGSVVTGIDQVIRDVADSGRLPSELGVPWAR, from the coding sequence GTGACCACCCGGGTCGCCCTGATCGGCGCCGGTGGCCACGGACTGTGGCACCGCCGGGTCCTCCAGAAGCTGTGGGACGACGGCCGGATCAACGTGGTCGGCCTCTGCGACCGGCAACCCGTCGAACCGGCTCCGGACGCGCCACTGGACGGGGTGCCGTTCTTCACCGACCACGGCGACCTGCTCGCCACCGCGTGGCCGGACGTCGTGGTGGTCTGCACTCCGCCGCACACCCATCTCGCACTGGCCCTGGACGTCTTCGCCGCCGGAGCGGACCTGCTGCTGGAGAAGCCGCCGGTGATGTCGCTCGCCGAACACGAACGGCTGGCCGCGGCGGTCACCGCCGGCAACCGGGTCCTCCAGATCGGGTTCCAGGCGCTCGGGTCGGCGGCCCTCGCTGAACTGTGCGTGGCCGCCCCGGCCGGCGACATCGGGGTGTCCGGGGCCTGGTGGCGGCCGGACAGCTACTACCGCCGGGTGCCGTGGGCCGGGCGCCGGTCCGTCGACGGGCGGCCGGTCTTCGACGGAGCTCTGGTCAACCCGTTCGCGCACGCCCTGATGCAGGCCCTGGCGGTCGCTGATTCCGGCCTTCCGTTCACCACCGCGAAGATCGAACTGGAACGGTACCGGTCCCGGGACATCGAGACCGACGACAGTACGTTCCTGCGGCTCACCGCAATCGACGGGCGGCGGATCACGATCGCGGTGACACTCGCCTCGCGGGTGTTCATTCCCGGGGAGATCCACGTCGGCGACGCGGTCCTGGAATACCCGACCGACCGGCTCAGACTGCCCGGCGAATCCGATTTCACGCACGTGCCGGGCCGGGCCGGACTGCTGGAGAACCTGATCGACCACCGCGACGACCCGGAAGTGCCGTTGCTGGCGCCACTGAAACGAACCGCTGGATTCACCGCGGTCGCCGAGGCGATCGTGACCGCGCCGGAACCCGTGACCATTCCCGATGCATTCCGGGAACCGCATCCGGACGGGGGCGGATCGGTGGTGACCGGAATCGACCAGGTGATCCGGGACGTGGCCGACAGCGGGCGATTGCCGTCCGAACTCGGCGTTCCCTGGGCGCGCTGA
- a CDS encoding pectate lyase family protein, whose translation MRTALAATIGLVLTAGVASAPALAAPPGVPSQAREVLPANDGWAAATTGTTGGSAADDTHVFVVRNRAELAAALAGGTDPTPRIVLIKGTIRANEDDAGTPLTCADYADPDYSLDRYLAAYDPAVWGRATRPTGPLEEARVRSQRNQAARVQLKVGANTTVYGLPNARLIGGNLLIQNVDNVIVRNVRFEDAADCFPAWDPTDGSAGNWNSNYDLITLTGATHVWADHNTFSDGDNVDASQPQYLGRPYQVHDGALDVIRASDYVTASWNNFQEHDKTMLIGSSNTVGADVGKLRVTLHHNRFANIGQRVPRVRFGQVDVYNNYYYQTDEQSYSYSWGVGVYSAVYAENNFLLRSADLALDDIVYDWGGTAITEIGTLTRVGTGGVQAVSLVGEYNATHDPDLGTDAGWTPVLRAGPVTATADVPALVGKGAGAGRL comes from the coding sequence GTGCGCACCGCTCTCGCCGCGACCATCGGCCTCGTCCTCACCGCCGGTGTCGCCTCAGCCCCCGCTCTCGCCGCCCCACCCGGGGTGCCGTCCCAAGCCCGGGAGGTCCTGCCCGCGAACGACGGATGGGCGGCCGCCACCACCGGCACCACCGGCGGTTCAGCGGCCGACGACACGCACGTCTTCGTCGTGCGCAACCGGGCCGAACTGGCCGCCGCCCTGGCCGGTGGCACCGACCCCACCCCGCGGATCGTGCTGATCAAAGGCACCATCCGGGCCAACGAGGACGACGCGGGCACTCCACTGACCTGCGCCGACTACGCCGACCCGGACTACAGCCTGGACCGTTACCTGGCCGCTTACGACCCGGCCGTGTGGGGTCGCGCCACCCGGCCGACCGGCCCCCTCGAAGAGGCCCGGGTCCGGTCGCAGCGCAACCAGGCGGCCCGGGTGCAGTTGAAGGTCGGCGCCAACACGACCGTCTACGGCCTGCCGAACGCGCGCCTGATCGGCGGCAACCTGCTGATCCAGAACGTCGACAACGTGATCGTGCGCAACGTGCGTTTCGAGGACGCCGCCGACTGTTTCCCGGCCTGGGACCCGACCGACGGTTCGGCCGGGAACTGGAACTCCAACTACGACCTGATCACGCTCACCGGGGCGACCCACGTATGGGCCGATCACAACACGTTCAGCGACGGCGACAACGTCGACGCGAGCCAGCCGCAATACCTGGGCCGGCCCTATCAGGTGCACGACGGGGCGCTCGACGTCATCCGCGCCTCCGATTATGTGACCGCCTCCTGGAACAATTTCCAGGAACACGACAAGACGATGCTGATCGGCTCCAGCAACACGGTCGGCGCGGACGTCGGGAAACTGCGCGTCACCCTGCATCACAACCGTTTCGCGAACATCGGCCAGCGGGTGCCCCGGGTTCGTTTCGGGCAGGTCGACGTCTACAACAACTACTACTACCAGACCGATGAACAATCGTATTCGTATTCGTGGGGTGTGGGCGTCTACTCGGCCGTCTACGCCGAGAACAACTTCCTGCTCCGCAGCGCGGATCTGGCCCTCGACGACATCGTCTACGACTGGGGCGGCACGGCGATCACCGAGATCGGCACTCTGACCCGGGTCGGCACCGGAGGGGTTCAGGCGGTCAGCCTGGTCGGCGAGTACAACGCCACCCACGACCCCGACCTGGGCACCGACGCCGGCTGGACACCGGTGCTGCGGGCCGGGCCGGTCACCGCGACCGCTGACGTTCCGGCGCTGGTCGGCAAGGGGGCCGGCGCGGGACGGCTGTGA
- a CDS encoding fascin domain-containing protein, with product MRLAVLLTVSLLQLTGLAVPASAAVRTPPGAGSATLERMRRQVTADTGAAEVPCWRNLSIRSTANGRYVSAEIGWSGALHGTLRARAVTAGKWEKFIVCRDPGTGITNIKAQANDDFVSAELDYAGARYGLLRAQADKVEGWERYYSNSAPGGQFSFYARSTRRWIAAEVTFTGTLNGVLRARSTSVSAEETFTW from the coding sequence ATGCGTCTCGCTGTGCTCCTCACCGTCAGCCTCCTGCAGCTCACCGGCCTCGCCGTGCCGGCCTCCGCAGCCGTCCGTACCCCACCCGGTGCCGGCTCCGCGACCCTGGAACGGATGCGCCGTCAGGTCACCGCCGACACCGGTGCCGCCGAAGTGCCCTGCTGGCGCAACCTCAGCATCAGATCAACCGCCAACGGCCGGTACGTGTCGGCCGAGATCGGCTGGAGCGGCGCCCTCCACGGCACGCTCCGGGCCCGCGCGGTGACCGCCGGCAAATGGGAGAAGTTCATCGTCTGCCGTGACCCGGGCACCGGGATCACCAACATCAAAGCGCAGGCCAACGACGACTTCGTCTCCGCTGAACTCGATTACGCCGGAGCCCGCTACGGCCTGCTGCGCGCCCAGGCCGACAAGGTCGAAGGCTGGGAACGGTACTACTCCAACAGCGCTCCCGGCGGGCAGTTCTCGTTCTACGCCCGGAGCACCCGGCGGTGGATCGCCGCCGAGGTCACCTTCACCGGAACCCTCAACGGAGTGTTGCGTGCCAGGTCCACCAGCGTGAGCGCCGAGGAGACCTTCACCTGGTGA
- a CDS encoding DUF6584 family protein, with product MGKPEVLARVDADLDRGHTHLAAQRLNSLIAGDPFDLSLRIRLRDVHRRTGNHAQAGRWGYLTEDVTPAELGAFAKAYYRSDADQLRALGLRGDRPRGLGPLAEGRLAALTDGPRPSAAVPDPPGPAPYPVPQAAATRRTASPAPDILASDFAGAIILLLVAILTGIGVVTVISWFL from the coding sequence ATGGGAAAGCCTGAAGTCCTGGCCCGAGTGGACGCCGACCTCGACCGTGGCCACACCCACCTCGCCGCGCAACGCCTCAACAGCTTGATCGCGGGCGATCCCTTCGACCTCTCGCTGCGCATCCGGCTCCGCGACGTGCACCGCCGGACCGGCAATCACGCCCAGGCCGGGCGCTGGGGATACCTCACCGAGGACGTCACCCCGGCCGAACTCGGGGCTTTCGCGAAGGCGTACTACCGCTCGGACGCCGACCAACTACGGGCCCTCGGGCTGCGGGGTGACCGGCCGCGCGGGCTCGGGCCCCTCGCCGAGGGCCGCCTGGCGGCTCTGACCGACGGCCCCCGGCCATCAGCGGCCGTCCCCGATCCACCGGGGCCGGCCCCGTATCCGGTTCCGCAGGCCGCGGCCACCCGCCGCACCGCGTCGCCGGCTCCCGACATCCTCGCCTCGGATTTCGCCGGCGCGATCATCCTGCTCCTGGTGGCGATCCTGACGGGCATCGGCGTGGTGACGGTGATCAGCTGGTTCCTCTGA
- a CDS encoding polycystic kidney disease 1-like 3: MKQLNDLTADFWRDYAALVLLAAGLLGVVLLIALGIWAKRSKKPLRPIALAFSMNLALLLNAEGMWVIAIDQLKLPAIFAVLVFAVFEICFLTATSLAAEQYRRTSVYAADGTIVTPGHPGPMLWIAALIAGLSGIIVASNAATFTEQLLRLAVPCMIFLMWWAALTAAGQRVRRGRFAYSPRRLAERWGFLIPDDDPDLVRMGADRQTRRMVVNYHRVSAGRFPKSFWRNRLLKDARTAGEPVVEEVIEQLARIQRVMDLLVPGAVRINVPTRPESLRSAATGPALSAAAPEPAAAAPAAAATAVPVPSQVPASAQAVQFVEPVRFVQPATDPVDTVVPADLEPAVAVVPAQRTAASSALSVPASPSELPPVAVAQPVAVSPSNGVPQPAAGPPSNGVAQPITVSPSNGVPQPVALSSSNGVAQPVSALAPAIAAAKAAAAREDGVSSETVAALRAVVAAQASYPAPRAGESATVPVASVSPVPEQPAPAQPAPPAIPAWASTGTGARPAVSIAGSPWWRLAVDRLSKLVAQEISAEDLPEMNYLRINELARKLAPRVSELGEGVVRTFIGEYVRELDGEHVESAYPWRDFLPAPAAAQLGSDAWLAALADLRTALEEELGEGQPMDPDELSAVLAPSAPRLDEGTVRAFIGDYVLALSGMSAAGAGQPWAELMPRPQSARPASDEDLLEVHGPELFEHLRSTGRLSRYKVQAVTGIKSRVQADRIKATIEERSAETATA; encoded by the coding sequence GTGAAGCAGCTCAACGACCTGACAGCGGACTTCTGGCGAGATTACGCCGCCTTGGTCCTCCTGGCCGCGGGCCTGCTCGGGGTGGTGCTGCTGATCGCCCTCGGGATCTGGGCCAAACGGTCGAAGAAGCCGCTGCGCCCGATCGCCCTGGCGTTCAGCATGAACCTGGCGCTGCTGCTCAACGCCGAGGGCATGTGGGTCATCGCGATCGACCAGCTGAAACTCCCGGCGATCTTCGCGGTGCTGGTCTTCGCCGTCTTCGAGATCTGTTTCCTGACGGCGACGTCACTCGCCGCCGAGCAGTACCGGCGGACGTCCGTCTACGCCGCTGACGGAACGATCGTCACCCCCGGCCACCCCGGCCCGATGCTGTGGATCGCCGCGCTCATCGCCGGGCTGTCCGGCATCATCGTCGCCAGCAACGCGGCCACCTTCACCGAGCAGCTGCTGCGCCTCGCCGTCCCCTGCATGATCTTCCTGATGTGGTGGGCGGCCCTGACCGCCGCCGGCCAGCGGGTGCGCCGCGGACGGTTCGCCTACAGCCCCCGCCGCCTCGCCGAGCGCTGGGGTTTCCTCATTCCGGACGACGACCCCGATCTGGTACGGATGGGAGCCGACCGTCAGACCCGCCGCATGGTCGTCAACTACCACCGCGTCAGTGCCGGCCGTTTCCCCAAGTCGTTCTGGCGCAACCGCCTGCTCAAGGACGCCCGCACCGCCGGGGAACCGGTCGTCGAAGAGGTCATCGAACAGCTCGCCCGGATCCAGCGCGTGATGGACCTGCTCGTGCCCGGCGCGGTCCGGATCAACGTGCCCACCCGCCCCGAATCGCTGCGATCCGCGGCCACCGGGCCCGCTCTGTCGGCCGCCGCACCGGAACCGGCCGCCGCCGCCCCGGCCGCTGCTGCCACCGCAGTTCCGGTGCCGTCGCAGGTCCCGGCATCCGCGCAGGCCGTGCAGTTCGTCGAGCCGGTGCGGTTCGTGCAGCCCGCCACCGATCCGGTCGACACGGTGGTCCCGGCTGACCTCGAACCGGCCGTCGCGGTCGTGCCCGCACAGCGCACCGCCGCATCCTCCGCGCTCTCCGTACCCGCGTCACCCTCGGAGCTTCCGCCGGTCGCTGTCGCCCAGCCCGTTGCGGTCTCCCCGTCGAACGGGGTCCCGCAGCCGGCTGCGGGACCCCCGTCGAACGGTGTCGCTCAGCCGATCACGGTCTCGCCGTCGAACGGTGTTCCTCAGCCGGTTGCGCTCTCGTCGTCGAACGGTGTCGCTCAGCCGGTCAGTGCTCTTGCACCGGCCATCGCCGCGGCCAAGGCCGCCGCGGCTCGGGAGGACGGCGTCTCCTCGGAGACCGTCGCCGCTCTGCGGGCCGTCGTCGCGGCGCAGGCCTCCTACCCGGCCCCGCGCGCCGGGGAGAGCGCCACGGTTCCGGTGGCGTCGGTGTCACCCGTCCCCGAGCAGCCGGCCCCGGCGCAGCCCGCCCCGCCCGCGATCCCCGCGTGGGCGTCGACCGGCACCGGTGCCCGCCCGGCCGTGAGTATCGCCGGTTCGCCCTGGTGGCGGCTGGCCGTCGACCGGCTGAGCAAGCTGGTCGCCCAGGAGATCAGCGCCGAGGACCTGCCGGAGATGAACTACCTGCGGATCAACGAACTGGCCCGCAAACTCGCGCCCCGGGTGTCCGAACTGGGCGAGGGCGTGGTCCGGACGTTCATCGGCGAGTACGTCCGGGAGCTGGACGGCGAACACGTCGAATCGGCCTACCCGTGGCGTGACTTCCTGCCGGCCCCGGCCGCCGCCCAGCTCGGTTCGGACGCCTGGCTCGCCGCCCTCGCCGACCTGCGCACCGCCCTCGAGGAGGAACTCGGCGAAGGCCAGCCGATGGACCCCGACGAGCTGTCCGCTGTGCTCGCACCGAGCGCGCCCCGCCTCGACGAGGGCACGGTCCGCGCCTTCATCGGCGACTACGTGCTGGCGCTGAGCGGTATGTCCGCGGCCGGTGCCGGCCAGCCGTGGGCCGAGCTGATGCCCCGCCCGCAGTCGGCTCGCCCGGCCAGCGACGAGGATCTGCTGGAGGTGCACGGTCCCGAACTGTTCGAGCACCTGCGCAGCACCGGCCGCCTGAGCCGCTACAAGGTCCAGGCCGTGACCGGAATCAAGAGCCGGGTCCAGGCCGACCGGATCAAGGCGACCATAGAGGAACGATCCGCCGAAACCGCCACCGCCTGA
- a CDS encoding class I SAM-dependent methyltransferase: MLDLDAEVTAGHLAELTDRIAELAGDRPVRDVVDIGAGTGTGTFALLRRFPEATVTAIDTSADMLTHLGESARRHGFDGRIRTRQADLDAGWPEIGAADLVWAASSMHHMGDPERVLAGIRGVLRPGGLLAMIEMESVPRFLPADIGLGRPGLEDRCHAIADQARAEHLPHQGSDWAARLSAAGFKIRDSRELVVDLSAPLSAQAVRYAVATLRRFRTGVAEGLSADDRATFDTLLADDARVLRALPGLTVRSTRSVWLSTPA, from the coding sequence ATGCTCGATCTGGATGCCGAGGTCACCGCCGGGCATCTGGCCGAGCTCACCGACCGGATCGCCGAGTTGGCCGGTGACCGTCCGGTTCGTGACGTCGTCGACATCGGCGCGGGCACCGGGACCGGGACGTTCGCGCTGCTCCGCCGCTTCCCGGAAGCCACCGTCACCGCCATCGACACCTCGGCCGACATGCTGACTCATCTCGGCGAGAGTGCCCGGCGGCACGGCTTCGACGGACGGATCCGGACCCGACAGGCCGACCTCGACGCGGGCTGGCCGGAGATCGGTGCGGCCGACCTGGTGTGGGCGGCGTCATCGATGCATCACATGGGTGACCCGGAACGGGTACTGGCCGGCATCCGCGGAGTGCTTCGACCCGGCGGGCTGCTCGCGATGATCGAGATGGAGTCGGTGCCACGGTTCCTGCCCGCCGACATCGGTCTCGGCCGCCCCGGATTGGAGGACCGTTGCCACGCCATCGCGGATCAGGCCCGCGCTGAACATCTGCCGCACCAGGGTTCGGACTGGGCGGCCCGGCTGAGCGCCGCGGGCTTCAAGATCCGGGACTCCCGGGAGCTGGTGGTCGACCTGTCCGCGCCGCTGTCCGCCCAGGCTGTCCGCTACGCCGTCGCCACCCTGCGGCGCTTCCGCACCGGCGTCGCCGAAGGCCTCTCCGCCGACGACCGCGCCACCTTCGACACACTGCTCGCCGACGACGCCCGCGTGCTGCGCGCCCTCCCGGGCCTGACCGTCCGCAGCACCCGCTCAGTCTGGCTGTCCACCCCAGCCTGA